One window from the genome of Trabulsiella odontotermitis encodes:
- the ilvG gene encoding acetolactate synthase 2 catalytic subunit, with protein MNGAQWVVHALRAQGVDTVFGYPGGAIMPVYDALYDGGVEHLLCRHEQGAAMAAIGYARATGKTGVCIATSGPGATNLITGLADALLDSVPVVAITGQVASPFIGTDAFQEVDVLGLSLACTKHSFLVQSLDELPRVMAEAFEVANSGRPGPVLVDIPKDIQLAQAALEPHFSTVETPEAFPHAEVEQARQMLAQAQKPMLYIGGGVGMAQAVPALRAFIATTQMPAVCTLKGLGAVEADYPYYLGMLGMHGTKAANLAVQECDLLIAVGARFDDRVTGKLNTFAPNASVIHMDIDPAEMNKLRQVHVALQGDLNAMLPALTQPLSINAWQQQVAELRAEHAWRYDHPGESIYAPLLLKQLSDRKPADCVVTTDVGQHQMWSAQHMTYTRPENFITSSGLGTMGFGLPAAVGAQVARPNDTVICISGDGSFMMNVQELGTVKRKQLPLKIVLMDNQRLGMVRQWQQLFFQERYSETTLTDNPDFLTLASAFGIPGQHITRKDQVEAALDTMLSSEGPYLLHVSIDELENVWPLVPPGASNSQMLEKLS; from the coding sequence ATGAATGGAGCTCAGTGGGTGGTACATGCATTGCGCGCACAGGGAGTTGACACGGTATTCGGCTATCCTGGTGGCGCCATCATGCCGGTTTACGATGCATTGTATGACGGCGGCGTGGAACATCTCCTGTGCCGGCACGAGCAGGGGGCTGCGATGGCGGCCATCGGTTACGCCCGCGCGACAGGTAAAACCGGCGTCTGTATCGCCACATCCGGCCCTGGCGCAACCAACCTGATCACCGGTCTGGCGGATGCCCTGCTCGACTCCGTTCCTGTGGTCGCCATCACCGGACAGGTGGCGTCACCGTTTATCGGTACCGACGCGTTTCAGGAAGTGGACGTTCTCGGTTTGTCGCTGGCCTGCACCAAGCACAGTTTTCTGGTGCAATCTCTCGACGAGTTACCGCGGGTAATGGCGGAAGCGTTCGAGGTGGCAAACTCAGGTCGTCCTGGCCCGGTACTGGTGGATATCCCTAAAGATATTCAGCTGGCACAGGCGGCGCTGGAGCCGCATTTTTCCACTGTTGAAACTCCGGAAGCGTTCCCTCACGCTGAAGTCGAACAGGCACGCCAGATGCTGGCGCAGGCGCAAAAACCGATGCTGTACATTGGCGGCGGCGTGGGTATGGCGCAGGCGGTTCCGGCGCTGCGCGCGTTTATCGCTACCACGCAAATGCCCGCGGTATGCACTCTGAAAGGGCTCGGCGCAGTGGAGGCGGATTATCCGTACTATCTCGGTATGCTTGGGATGCACGGCACGAAAGCGGCGAATCTGGCGGTGCAGGAATGTGATCTGCTGATTGCCGTTGGCGCGCGTTTTGACGATCGTGTGACCGGCAAACTGAATACCTTCGCGCCAAACGCCAGCGTGATCCACATGGATATCGATCCGGCAGAGATGAACAAACTGCGTCAGGTGCATGTCGCGCTGCAGGGTGATCTGAATGCCATGCTGCCTGCACTGACGCAACCATTGTCCATCAATGCCTGGCAACAGCAGGTGGCTGAATTACGTGCAGAACACGCCTGGCGCTACGATCATCCGGGCGAGTCCATCTATGCCCCTTTGCTGCTGAAGCAACTGTCTGATCGTAAACCGGCTGACTGCGTGGTGACCACCGACGTGGGCCAGCACCAGATGTGGTCGGCGCAGCACATGACTTACACCCGCCCGGAAAACTTCATTACCTCCAGCGGTCTGGGGACGATGGGTTTTGGCTTACCGGCCGCCGTTGGCGCTCAGGTGGCGCGCCCGAATGATACGGTTATCTGTATCTCTGGTGACGGCTCGTTCATGATGAATGTTCAGGAGCTGGGCACCGTAAAACGAAAACAGCTGCCATTAAAGATCGTTTTAATGGATAACCAGCGATTAGGCATGGTTCGCCAGTGGCAGCAGCTGTTTTTTCAGGAACGTTATAGCGAAACAACCCTCACCGATAATCCCGATTTCCTCACGCTGGCCAGCGCCTTCGGCATTCCAGGCCAGCACATCACCCGTAAAGACCAGGTTGAAGCGGCACTCGACACCATGCTGTCAAGCGAGGGGCCTTACCTGCTTCATGTCTCAATCGATGAGCTTGAGAACGTCTGGCCATTGGTGCCGCCAGGTGCCAGTAACTCGCAAATGCTGGAGAAATTATCATGA
- the ilvL gene encoding ilv operon leader peptide codes for MKALLRVISLVVISVVVIIIPPCGAALGRGKV; via the coding sequence ATGAAAGCCCTTCTACGAGTGATTAGCCTGGTCGTGATTAGCGTGGTGGTGATTATTATCCCACCGTGCGGGGCTGCACTTGGACGAGGAAAGGTTTAG
- a CDS encoding YifB family Mg chelatase-like AAA ATPase has protein sequence MSLSVVYTRAALGITAPLITVEVHISNGLPGLTLVGLPETTVKEARDRVRSAIINSGYEFPAKKITINLAPADLPKEGGRYDLPIAIALLVASEQLNGAKLSQYEFVGELALTGALRGIPGAISGAMEAIRAGRSIVVAEDNAAEVGLIGGTCCFIANHLQEVCAFLEGKHSLSLAPSTHAEAAESPHEDLRDVIGQSQGKRALEITAAGGHNLLFIGPPGTGKTMLASRLNGLLPPLSNDEALESAAIISLVNATSVKAQWRQRPFRSPHHSASLNAMVGGGSIPMPGEISLAHNGILFLDELPEFERRVLDALREPIESGQIHISRTRAKITYPARFQLIAAMNPSPTGHYQGNHNRATPEQTMRYLGRLSGPFLDRFDLSLEIPLPPPGLLSHATNSGEDTATIRERVIQAQACQYARQHKLNAHLEGGEIREHCLLNDDDALWLEQTLTQLGLSIRAWQRLLKVARTIADLEQATRITRQHLQEALSYRAIDRLLIHLQKLLA, from the coding sequence ATGTCGTTATCAGTGGTCTACACCCGTGCAGCACTTGGCATTACCGCGCCGCTTATTACCGTCGAGGTGCATATCAGTAATGGTTTACCCGGATTAACGTTAGTTGGCCTTCCGGAAACCACCGTCAAAGAGGCCAGAGATCGGGTGCGCAGCGCAATCATTAATAGTGGTTATGAGTTCCCGGCAAAAAAAATCACCATCAATCTTGCCCCTGCCGATCTGCCCAAAGAAGGCGGACGATACGATTTACCTATCGCCATTGCGCTTCTGGTGGCCTCTGAACAGCTTAACGGGGCAAAGCTGAGTCAGTACGAGTTTGTGGGTGAGCTGGCCCTCACCGGCGCGCTACGGGGAATTCCTGGTGCTATTTCGGGGGCGATGGAAGCCATCCGGGCCGGGCGGAGCATTGTCGTGGCGGAAGATAACGCCGCCGAAGTGGGATTGATTGGCGGCACCTGTTGTTTTATCGCAAATCATCTGCAGGAAGTCTGTGCTTTTCTGGAAGGAAAACACTCGCTGAGCCTGGCGCCGTCAACGCACGCAGAGGCTGCGGAATCGCCGCATGAGGATCTTCGCGATGTCATTGGGCAAAGTCAGGGAAAACGCGCACTTGAGATCACTGCCGCAGGCGGCCACAACCTGCTGTTCATTGGCCCGCCGGGAACTGGCAAAACGATGCTTGCCAGCCGACTGAATGGTTTGCTTCCCCCGTTGAGCAACGATGAAGCGCTCGAAAGTGCGGCAATCATTAGTCTGGTAAATGCGACGAGCGTTAAAGCACAGTGGCGTCAGCGGCCCTTTCGTTCTCCACATCACAGCGCATCGTTGAACGCCATGGTAGGAGGTGGATCCATACCCATGCCTGGCGAGATATCGCTGGCACACAACGGCATTCTGTTTCTTGATGAACTGCCGGAATTTGAACGGCGCGTGCTGGATGCGCTGCGGGAACCGATTGAATCCGGTCAGATCCACATTTCGCGAACCCGGGCAAAAATCACCTATCCGGCGCGTTTTCAGTTGATTGCCGCAATGAACCCCAGCCCGACAGGCCACTATCAGGGAAACCATAATCGCGCGACGCCGGAACAGACAATGCGCTATCTGGGCCGCCTGTCTGGCCCCTTTCTCGACCGTTTCGATCTCTCACTAGAAATCCCCCTTCCGCCGCCGGGACTGCTGAGCCATGCAACGAACAGTGGCGAAGACACCGCGACGATTCGGGAACGGGTGATACAGGCGCAGGCATGCCAGTATGCGCGGCAGCACAAACTCAATGCCCACCTGGAAGGAGGAGAAATACGGGAACATTGTCTGCTGAATGATGACGATGCGCTGTGGTTAGAACAAACGCTGACGCAACTGGGGTTATCAATCCGTGCATGGCAGCGCCTGCTGAAGGTGGCACGCACCATTGCCGATCTTGAACAGGCTACGCGCATTACACGGCAGCATCTGCAGGAGGCGTTAAGTTACCGGGCGATCGATCGCTTACTCATTCATTTGCAGAAACTGCTGGCATAA
- a CDS encoding DUF413 domain-containing protein translates to MAESFTTTNRFFDNKNYPRGFSRHGDFTIKEAQLLERYGYALNELELGKREPVTEDEKQFVAVCRGEREPTTEAERVWFKYMARIKRPKRFHTLSGGKPQMEGSDDYTESDD, encoded by the coding sequence ATGGCGGAAAGCTTTACGACGACAAATCGTTTTTTCGACAATAAAAATTATCCGCGTGGTTTCTCCCGTCATGGTGATTTCACCATCAAAGAGGCACAACTGCTTGAACGTTATGGTTATGCCCTCAACGAACTGGAGCTGGGTAAGCGCGAACCTGTAACCGAAGACGAGAAACAATTTGTTGCGGTGTGCCGCGGTGAACGTGAACCAACCACGGAAGCAGAGCGTGTATGGTTCAAGTATATGGCGCGGATTAAGCGTCCGAAGCGTTTCCATACGCTGTCCGGTGGTAAACCGCAGATGGAAGGCTCTGACGATTACACAGAAAGCGATGATTAA
- the hdfR gene encoding HTH-type transcriptional regulator HdfR, protein MTKNNFAEKVVDTELLKTFLEVSRTRHFGRAAEALYLTQSAVSFRIRQLENQLGVNLFTRHRNNIRLTAAGEKLLPYAETLMNTWQAARKEVAHTSRHNEFSIGASASLWECMLNSWLGRLYKTPNNLQFEARIAQRQSLVKQLHERQLDLLITTESPKMDEFSSQLLGHFTLALYAAEPAQVKADLNYLRLEWGPDFQQHEVGLLASDDIPSLTTSSAELARQQLSPLNGCTWLPMSWAKEKGGLHTVTDSATLSRPLYAIWLQNSDKQTQLRDILKTSVLD, encoded by the coding sequence ATAACGAAAAATAATTTTGCGGAGAAGGTTGTGGATACGGAATTGCTTAAAACTTTCCTCGAAGTCAGCAGAACTCGTCACTTTGGACGCGCTGCTGAAGCGCTCTATTTGACACAATCAGCCGTCAGTTTTCGCATCCGTCAGCTGGAAAATCAGCTCGGCGTAAATCTTTTTACCCGACATCGCAATAACATACGGCTTACGGCCGCCGGCGAAAAACTGCTGCCTTACGCAGAAACGTTGATGAACACCTGGCAAGCAGCGCGCAAAGAGGTTGCGCATACGTCACGACACAATGAATTCTCCATCGGTGCCAGCGCATCACTTTGGGAATGTATGCTGAATAGCTGGTTGGGCAGGCTCTACAAAACCCCCAATAATCTGCAGTTCGAAGCCCGAATAGCTCAACGCCAGTCGCTGGTTAAGCAATTGCATGAACGGCAGCTTGATCTGCTGATCACTACCGAATCGCCGAAAATGGATGAATTTAGCAGCCAGTTATTAGGCCATTTCACGCTTGCGCTTTATGCTGCAGAGCCTGCGCAAGTGAAGGCGGATCTCAACTATCTGCGCCTGGAATGGGGACCGGATTTTCAGCAACATGAGGTAGGCCTGCTGGCCAGCGATGATATTCCCAGCCTGACGACCAGCTCTGCGGAACTGGCGCGACAACAACTTTCTCCGCTTAATGGTTGTACCTGGTTACCCATGAGCTGGGCGAAAGAGAAAGGGGGATTACATACGGTGACAGACAGCGCAACGCTTTCCCGCCCGTTGTATGCCATCTGGCTACAAAACAGTGATAAACAGACGCAGCTCCGCGACATTCTGAAGACCAGTGTGCTGGATTAA
- the murI gene encoding glutamate racemase yields MAIKLQDENTPCLAATPSDPRPTVLVFDSGVGGLSVYDEIRHLLPDLHYIYAFDNVAFPYGEKSEDFIVERVVEIVTAVQQRYPLSLAVIACNTASTVSLPALREKFAFPVVGVVPAIKPAARLTANGIVGLLATRGTVKRPYTRELIDRFANECHIEMLGSAELVVLAEAKLHGKPVSLEELRRILRPWLRMPEPPDTVVLGCTHFPLLQDELLQVLPEGTRLVDSGAAIARRTAWLLEHEAPDAKSTDANIAFCMALTPETEQLLPVLRRYGFETLENLAV; encoded by the coding sequence ATGGCTATCAAACTGCAGGACGAGAATACACCTTGTCTGGCAGCTACACCTTCTGATCCACGTCCCACCGTACTGGTCTTTGACTCTGGTGTCGGTGGGTTGTCGGTCTATGATGAGATCCGGCATCTGCTGCCGGATCTGCATTATATCTATGCTTTCGACAATGTCGCTTTCCCGTATGGTGAGAAGAGCGAAGATTTTATTGTCGAGCGCGTTGTTGAGATCGTGACGGCGGTCCAGCAACGTTATCCGCTTTCCCTCGCAGTGATTGCCTGCAATACCGCCAGTACGGTTTCTCTTCCTGCGCTGCGCGAAAAATTTGCTTTCCCGGTAGTGGGGGTGGTTCCGGCGATTAAACCGGCGGCACGTCTGACGGCGAATGGCATTGTCGGTTTGCTGGCGACGCGCGGCACGGTGAAACGTCCTTATACCCGCGAGCTGATCGATCGTTTTGCCAATGAATGCCACATCGAAATGCTGGGGTCGGCAGAGCTGGTGGTGCTGGCCGAAGCCAAACTGCATGGCAAACCGGTCTCGCTTGAGGAATTGCGCCGCATTTTGCGCCCGTGGCTACGGATGCCGGAACCGCCGGATACTGTCGTGCTGGGTTGTACACATTTCCCGTTATTGCAGGATGAGTTACTGCAGGTGCTGCCGGAAGGGACTCGTCTGGTGGATTCCGGAGCGGCGATTGCGCGTCGAACGGCCTGGCTACTGGAACATGAAGCGCCGGATGCGAAATCTACGGATGCCAATATCGCCTTTTGTATGGCGCTGACGCCGGAGACTGAACAACTTTTACCCGTTTTGCGCCGTTACGGTTTCGAAACGCTCGAAAATCTGGCGGTTTAG